CTTCTTTTAGCTTGATCGAAGGAGAACCTTCCGGCGGATAGTCGATACCGAGAATATTCGGCGGCCTTATATCTTGTGCATAAACCGTCTGAAACACAAAAAGGCAAGCTAAAAGCGCCAGCAACCGAGATGGACCTGACAGGTGACTTCCCTCCACATATACAGAAGAGGCATCATACGATAAACATTTCGCTCCATCTATGACGCCATATTTCCTCCAAATTTTATTAAAAATGGTCGTAACAGAGACAAAAAACGAAAATTTTCGTTAGATCTGAGCTTGGCTGTCCTCAGCCTCCCAGTGCCAACGGCGCGGATCGAGGGCTGGCCAGCCACTGAGCGGCCGCCTCCCGGCCGAGACTGCGAGAAGGGAGGTGAAGCCTTCCCTTCGGCGGATAGTGAGGTGAGGAGCGCAGAGAAGAGAGATCAAAATTAAGGCGGACGGTATGTGTTTAGCTCCATCCTCAATTCATGCGAATTGACCTAGAATCCACCTCGACCAGAAAAATTATATAATTCTTTCGCTATACCTGCTAGTTGGGAGTATGCACGAAGAAGAGATAATCAAGCAACTTAAAGCTGAGAATGAACGATTAAAGCGTGAGAATGAGTTTCAAAGAGAACAGATAGCGAAGCTTGAAGCTCGACTAGCTAAATATGAGAATGCCCATACTCCGCCGAGCTTGAGACGAGGTCGCAAACGGAAAAAAGGGTATGACGAAGGGTTTAATGGGAAACCAGGCCAAAAAGAGGGTCATAAAGGGGTATCAAGACCTCGTGCCAATCCTGATAGACAAGTCGAAGTCGCCATAGATCTTTGCCCAGATTGCGGAGCCAAGCTTGGCGATCCTATCAGAAAAGAGTCAAAGATCATCGAGGAAATCCCTGAACCCCAGCCGATAATCGTCACCGAATACAAGATTGCTCATTACAGATGTCCATCTTGTCAAAAGGAAGTTGTAGCCAGCGATCATGATCTTCCTGCAGAAGGCAGATTCGGAAACAATGTAATTGCGCAGACAACGTTACTGAAATACGAGGATAGGCTACCCCACAGGAAGATCCAAAATGCACTGAAGCGATTGCATGGACTGACCATATGCGCAGCTACGGTCCTCGATCTGACTCGCAGAGCTGCTGATGCGGTTCAGTCTCAATATGATGCAATTTTAAACAGCGTTCGGAATGCACCAATCCTGTATGTGGATGAAACGTCGATAAAGGTCCAAGGAGAGCGTCACTGGATCTGGGTATTTACCACACCATCTGAGACGTTTGTTGTGATACGAAAGA
The sequence above is drawn from the Methanothrix harundinacea 6Ac genome and encodes:
- the tnpC gene encoding IS66 family transposase, translated to MHEEEIIKQLKAENERLKRENEFQREQIAKLEARLAKYENAHTPPSLRRGRKRKKGYDEGFNGKPGQKEGHKGVSRPRANPDRQVEVAIDLCPDCGAKLGDPIRKESKIIEEIPEPQPIIVTEYKIAHYRCPSCQKEVVASDHDLPAEGRFGNNVIAQTTLLKYEDRLPHRKIQNALKRLHGLTICAATVLDLTRRAADAVQSQYDAILNSVRNAPILYVDETSIKVQGERHWIWVFTTPSETFVVIRKSRGMKVLMEVLTRRFDGIIVCDGWKPYAKFTKRLQRCWAHLLRESKDLADKIEEAVPLHGDLKDLYEELTDALENDPPPEVRMGLLEMARSKLHQWIMKEYMSEKVKKLIGKISNGFEYWFTFIIQPAVEPTNNRAERALREHVVLRKIIGTLRNEKGTSIHERIMTVLATWEQNGLDGLKMLRSSLVS